From a single Cupriavidus taiwanensis LMG 19424 genomic region:
- the dmeF gene encoding CDF family Co(II)/Ni(II) efflux transporter DmeF: protein MHTQDLSAWTHSHAFDAGNRAAERGTRLVMVITAVTMVAEIAAGLWFNSMALLADGWHMSSHALAIGLSAFAYAAARRYAGDWRFAFGTWKIEVLAGFASAVFLLCIAALMAAGSLERLFTPQAIHYREAMGVTALGLLVNLGCALILGGHAHGHAHGHDHGHDHGHHHGHDHGHHHHDLNLRAAYVHVLADAATSVLAIVALAGGWWLGWAWLDPVMGLVGAVLVGRWAIGLMRQSGTVLLDREMDHPVVDEVREVLAGLDHGDESTRVSDLHVWRVGRQHFACIVCLVTHDAALTPQRVREALSVHEELVHVTVEISRCASDH, encoded by the coding sequence ATGCATACCCAAGACCTGTCCGCCTGGACCCACAGCCATGCCTTCGACGCCGGCAACCGCGCCGCCGAACGCGGCACGCGCCTCGTCATGGTGATCACCGCCGTCACCATGGTGGCCGAGATCGCCGCCGGGCTCTGGTTCAACTCGATGGCGCTGCTGGCCGATGGCTGGCACATGAGCTCGCACGCGCTGGCCATCGGCCTGTCCGCCTTCGCCTACGCCGCCGCCCGGCGCTACGCCGGCGACTGGCGCTTTGCCTTCGGCACCTGGAAGATCGAAGTGCTGGCGGGCTTTGCCAGCGCGGTGTTCCTGCTATGCATTGCCGCGCTGATGGCGGCGGGCTCGCTCGAGCGGCTGTTCACGCCGCAGGCCATCCACTATCGCGAAGCGATGGGCGTGACCGCGCTGGGGCTGCTGGTCAACCTGGGCTGCGCGCTGATCCTCGGCGGCCACGCGCATGGCCACGCGCATGGCCACGATCACGGCCATGACCATGGTCACCATCACGGCCACGACCATGGCCATCACCACCATGACCTCAACTTGCGTGCCGCCTATGTGCACGTGCTGGCCGATGCCGCGACCTCCGTGCTGGCGATCGTCGCGCTGGCCGGCGGCTGGTGGCTGGGCTGGGCCTGGCTGGACCCGGTGATGGGGCTGGTGGGCGCGGTGCTGGTCGGCCGCTGGGCCATCGGCCTGATGCGCCAGAGCGGCACAGTGCTGCTGGACCGCGAGATGGACCACCCGGTGGTGGACGAAGTGCGCGAGGTGCTGGCCGGCCTGGATCACGGCGACGAAAGCACCCGCGTGTCCGACCTGCATGTGTGGCGCGTGGGCCGTCAGCACTTTGCCTGCATCGTCTGCCTGGTCACGCATGATGCCGCGCTGACGCCGCAGCGCGTGCGCGAGGCGCTGTCGGTGCACGAGGAACTGGTACACGTGACGGTGGAGATCAGCCGCTGCGCCAGCGATCACTGA
- a CDS encoding aminotransferase-like domain-containing protein, which translates to MLTLNLTRSRRDGDTLTEQIVAGIAALVEQRALRPGTALPSVRRFAQHHHVSTFTVAEAYGRLTALGYLASRPGSGYTVAHRHAPAGHARAPHWEAPGLNAAWLLSDVFADHSVPIKAGAGWLPGDWLNEEGLHQAMRASARVPAAQLSGYGHPYGFAPLREHIAAGLGQYGIPLQARQVVLTQGATQALDLVVRTLLRAGDTVLVESPCYCNLLQILRLAGLRVVGVPRTAAGLDTDALEDALRAHAPRALFINTVLQNPTGASLTSMNAFRVLQLAEQHRLLVVEDDIYRELAPAGSPMLAAMDGLSQVVYINGFSKTITPSLRVGYLAASPDLAKAFARTKMAVGLTSSEVTERLVYSVLTSGHYGRHVAALSERLRAQQDRVTEKMEAHGLEVLLRPEGGMFAWARLSEAVQARWLASRRGGPLLGNRLATLALEHGIWLAPGSYFEPDETDSPWIRFNVATGDAPQLWQFFDSLAQARQAA; encoded by the coding sequence ATGCTGACCCTGAACCTGACCCGCAGCCGCCGCGACGGCGACACCCTGACCGAGCAGATCGTCGCCGGCATCGCCGCGCTGGTGGAGCAGCGCGCGCTGCGGCCCGGCACGGCGCTGCCATCGGTGCGGCGCTTTGCCCAGCACCACCACGTCAGCACCTTCACCGTGGCCGAGGCCTACGGCCGGTTGACCGCGCTCGGCTACCTCGCCTCGCGGCCGGGCTCCGGCTACACCGTGGCGCACCGCCATGCACCGGCCGGGCATGCGCGCGCCCCGCACTGGGAAGCACCGGGGCTGAATGCCGCCTGGCTGCTGTCGGATGTGTTTGCCGACCATTCGGTCCCGATCAAGGCCGGCGCGGGCTGGCTGCCGGGCGACTGGCTCAACGAGGAAGGCTTGCACCAGGCCATGCGCGCGTCGGCCCGCGTGCCGGCGGCGCAGCTGTCGGGCTACGGCCATCCGTACGGCTTTGCGCCGCTGCGCGAGCACATCGCGGCGGGGCTGGGCCAGTACGGCATCCCGCTGCAGGCCCGGCAGGTGGTGCTGACCCAGGGGGCGACGCAGGCGCTGGACCTGGTGGTGCGCACGCTGCTGCGCGCCGGCGATACCGTGCTGGTGGAATCGCCCTGCTACTGCAACCTGCTGCAGATCCTGCGGCTGGCCGGACTGCGCGTGGTCGGCGTGCCGCGCACGGCGGCGGGGCTGGACACCGATGCGCTGGAGGATGCGCTGCGCGCCCACGCCCCGCGCGCGCTGTTCATCAACACCGTGTTGCAGAATCCGACCGGCGCCAGCCTGACCAGCATGAACGCCTTCCGCGTGCTGCAACTGGCCGAGCAGCACCGGCTTCTGGTGGTCGAGGACGATATCTACCGCGAGCTGGCGCCGGCCGGCTCGCCGATGCTGGCGGCCATGGACGGGCTGTCGCAGGTGGTCTACATCAACGGCTTTTCCAAGACCATCACACCGTCGCTGCGGGTCGGTTACCTCGCCGCCAGTCCGGACCTGGCCAAGGCCTTTGCGCGCACCAAGATGGCGGTCGGCCTGACCTCATCGGAGGTAACGGAACGGCTGGTGTATTCGGTGCTGACCAGCGGCCACTACGGCCGCCACGTGGCGGCCTTGTCCGAACGGCTGCGCGCGCAGCAGGACCGCGTCACGGAAAAGATGGAGGCCCACGGACTGGAGGTGCTGCTGCGCCCGGAAGGCGGGATGTTCGCCTGGGCGCGGCTGAGCGAGGCGGTTCAGGCGCGCTGGCTGGCCAGTCGCCGCGGCGGTCCGCTGCTCGGCAACCGGCTCGCCACGCTGGCGCTGGAGCATGGCATCTGGCTGGCGCCGGGATCGTATTTCGAGCCGGACGAAACCGACTCGCCGTGGATTCGCTTCAACGTGGCCACCGGCGATGCGCCGCAGTTGTGGCAGTTCTTTGACAGCCTTGCGCAGGCACGGCAGGCGGCTTGA
- a CDS encoding aspartate aminotransferase family protein, with translation MDAAKTVIPDLDALWMPFTANRQYKAAPRLLASASGMYYTTHDGRRILDGCAGLWCVAAGHCRKEIVEAVARQAATLDYAPPFQMGHPLSFEAATKLAAIMPQGLDRIFFTNSGSESVDTALKIALAYHRARGEGQRTRFIGRERGYHGVGFGGMAVGGIGPNRKAFSANLMPGTDHLPATFNLAEAAFSKGQPQWGAHLADELERILALHDPANVAAVIVEPLAGSAGVLVPPVGYLEKLREITSRHGILLIFDEVITAFGRLGAATAAERFNVTPDLITMAKAINNAAVPMGAVAVRREVHDAVVNSAAPGAIELLHGYTYSGHPLAAAAAIATLDLYQRENLFGRAAELAPVFEAAAHGVRGAPHVKDIRNYGLVAGIELESRPGQPGARAYEAFLKCLELGVLVRYTGDILAFSPPLIISEAQIGEMFDTVKQALRDIK, from the coding sequence ATGGACGCCGCCAAGACCGTGATTCCCGATCTCGATGCCCTGTGGATGCCCTTTACCGCCAACCGCCAGTACAAGGCGGCGCCGCGCCTGCTGGCGTCGGCCAGCGGCATGTACTACACCACCCACGACGGCCGCCGGATCCTGGACGGTTGCGCCGGGCTGTGGTGCGTCGCGGCCGGCCATTGCCGCAAGGAAATCGTCGAGGCGGTGGCGCGGCAGGCGGCCACGCTGGACTATGCGCCGCCGTTCCAGATGGGCCATCCGCTGTCGTTCGAGGCCGCCACCAAGCTGGCGGCGATCATGCCGCAGGGGCTGGACCGCATCTTCTTCACCAACTCGGGCTCGGAGTCGGTCGACACCGCGCTGAAGATCGCGCTGGCGTATCACCGCGCGCGCGGCGAAGGCCAGCGCACGCGCTTTATCGGCCGCGAGCGCGGCTACCACGGCGTCGGCTTCGGCGGCATGGCAGTGGGCGGCATCGGGCCGAACCGCAAGGCCTTCTCGGCCAACCTGATGCCGGGCACCGACCACCTGCCGGCCACGTTCAATCTTGCCGAGGCTGCCTTCTCCAAGGGCCAGCCGCAATGGGGCGCGCACCTGGCCGACGAGCTGGAGCGCATCCTGGCGCTGCATGACCCGGCCAACGTCGCCGCGGTGATCGTCGAGCCGCTGGCGGGCTCCGCCGGCGTGCTGGTGCCGCCGGTCGGCTACCTGGAAAAGCTGCGCGAGATCACCAGCCGCCACGGCATCCTGCTGATCTTCGACGAGGTCATCACCGCCTTCGGCCGCCTGGGCGCGGCCACCGCTGCCGAGCGCTTCAACGTGACGCCGGACCTGATCACCATGGCCAAGGCGATCAACAACGCCGCGGTGCCGATGGGCGCCGTCGCCGTGCGCCGCGAGGTGCATGACGCCGTGGTCAACTCGGCCGCGCCGGGCGCGATCGAGCTGCTGCACGGCTATACCTACTCGGGCCACCCGCTGGCCGCCGCCGCGGCGATCGCCACGCTCGACCTGTACCAGCGCGAAAACCTGTTCGGCCGCGCCGCCGAGCTGGCGCCGGTATTCGAGGCCGCGGCGCACGGCGTGCGCGGCGCGCCGCACGTGAAGGACATCCGCAACTACGGGCTGGTGGCCGGCATCGAGCTGGAGTCGCGTCCGGGCCAGCCGGGCGCGCGCGCCTACGAGGCCTTCCTCAAGTGCCTGGAGCTGGGCGTGCTGGTGCGCTACACCGGCGACATTCTGGCGTTCTCGCCGCCGCTGATCATCTCGGAAGCGCAGATCGGCGAGATGTTCGACACCGTGAAGCAGGCGCTGCGGGACATCAAGTAA
- a CDS encoding CoA-acylating methylmalonate-semialdehyde dehydrogenase, with the protein MSIAENRQLAEVHHFIGGTVRRAGGQRQADVFNPATGEVAARVALGTAQDVADAVAAARAAFPAWADTPPLRRARILFKFKELLDQHHDDLAALITREHGKVFSDAKGEVTRGIEVVEFACGIPNLLKTDFTDNIGGGIDNWNLRQPLGVVAGITPFNFPVMVPMWMFPVALACGNTFVLKPSERDPSPSLLIADLLRQAGLPDGVFNVVQGDKEAVDALLAHPDVQALSFVGSTPIAEYIYTEGMKHGKRVQALGGAKNHLVVMPDADLDQAVDALIGAAYGSAGERCMAISVAVAVGDVADKLVPRLAERARALKIRNGMEADAEMGPLVTGAHKAKVEGYIAQGVAEGATLVTDGRGHKVDGHENGFYVGGTLFDHVTPEMTIYKEEIFGPVLSVVRVHDFAEAVALINAHEYGNGVSCYTSDGGIARAFARQIQVGMVGINVPIPVPMAWHSFGGWKRSLFGDHHAYGEEGVRFYTRYKSVMQRWPDAIAKGAEFTMPVAK; encoded by the coding sequence GTGAGCATCGCAGAAAACCGGCAACTGGCCGAAGTCCATCATTTCATCGGCGGCACCGTGCGCCGCGCCGGCGGCCAGCGCCAGGCGGATGTGTTCAATCCCGCCACCGGCGAAGTGGCCGCGCGCGTCGCGCTGGGCACCGCCCAAGACGTGGCCGATGCCGTGGCCGCCGCCCGGGCCGCGTTCCCGGCGTGGGCCGACACCCCGCCGCTGCGCCGTGCGCGCATCCTGTTCAAGTTCAAGGAGCTGCTGGACCAGCACCACGACGACCTCGCCGCGCTGATCACGCGCGAGCACGGCAAGGTGTTCTCGGACGCGAAGGGCGAGGTCACGCGCGGCATCGAGGTGGTGGAGTTCGCCTGCGGCATCCCCAACCTGCTCAAGACCGATTTCACCGACAACATCGGCGGCGGCATCGACAACTGGAACCTGCGCCAGCCGCTGGGCGTGGTGGCCGGCATCACGCCGTTCAACTTCCCGGTGATGGTGCCGATGTGGATGTTCCCGGTGGCGCTGGCGTGCGGCAATACCTTCGTGCTCAAGCCGTCCGAGCGCGACCCGTCCCCCAGCCTGTTGATTGCAGATTTGCTGCGCCAGGCGGGCCTGCCCGACGGCGTGTTCAACGTGGTGCAGGGCGACAAGGAAGCGGTCGACGCGCTGCTGGCGCACCCCGACGTGCAGGCGCTGTCGTTCGTCGGCTCGACGCCGATTGCCGAGTACATCTACACCGAAGGGATGAAGCACGGCAAGCGCGTGCAGGCGCTGGGCGGCGCCAAGAACCACCTGGTGGTGATGCCCGATGCGGATCTGGACCAGGCCGTCGACGCGCTGATCGGCGCGGCCTATGGCTCGGCCGGCGAGCGCTGCATGGCGATCTCGGTGGCGGTAGCGGTCGGCGACGTGGCCGACAAACTGGTGCCGCGGCTGGCCGAACGCGCCCGCGCGCTGAAGATCCGCAACGGCATGGAGGCCGATGCCGAGATGGGCCCGCTGGTGACCGGCGCGCACAAGGCCAAGGTCGAGGGGTATATCGCCCAGGGCGTGGCCGAAGGCGCGACACTGGTGACCGATGGCCGCGGCCACAAGGTCGATGGCCACGAGAACGGCTTCTACGTCGGTGGCACGCTGTTCGACCATGTCACGCCGGAGATGACGATCTACAAGGAAGAGATCTTCGGGCCGGTGCTGTCCGTGGTGCGCGTGCACGACTTTGCCGAGGCGGTGGCGCTGATCAACGCGCACGAGTACGGCAACGGCGTATCGTGCTACACCAGCGACGGCGGCATCGCGCGCGCGTTCGCGCGGCAGATCCAGGTAGGCATGGTCGGCATCAACGTGCCGATCCCGGTGCCGATGGCGTGGCATTCGTTCGGCGGCTGGAAGCGCTCGCTGTTCGGCGACCACCATGCCTATGGCGAAGAGGGCGTGCGCTTCTACACGCGCTACAAGAGCGTGATGCAGCGCTGGCCGGACGCGATCGCCAAGGGCGCCGAGTTCACCATGCCGGTGGCGAAGTAA
- a CDS encoding VOC family protein produces MKVNRIVANIGTADPAQARVFYQDVLGLELLMDHGWIRTYGSDAAARTQVSFAVEGGNGTPVPALSIEVDDVDEAHRRMLAAGFAVEYGPADEPWGVRRFFVRDPFGQLVNILAHA; encoded by the coding sequence ATGAAGGTTAACCGCATCGTTGCCAACATCGGCACCGCCGACCCCGCACAGGCCCGCGTCTTCTACCAGGATGTGCTGGGCCTGGAGCTGCTGATGGACCACGGCTGGATCCGCACCTACGGCAGCGATGCCGCGGCGCGGACCCAGGTCAGCTTTGCCGTGGAAGGCGGCAACGGCACGCCCGTGCCGGCGCTGTCGATCGAGGTCGACGATGTCGACGAGGCCCACCGCCGCATGCTTGCTGCCGGCTTTGCGGTGGAATACGGCCCGGCCGACGAGCCGTGGGGCGTACGGCGCTTCTTTGTGCGCGATCCGTTCGGGCAGCTCGTCAACATCCTCGCGCACGCCTGA
- a CDS encoding amino acid permease has product MSLFRTKDIDAMLAVARDDGLKKVLGPVDLVLMGIGAIIGTGIFVLTGTGALTAGPALTVSFVIAALACGFAALCYAEFASAIPVSGSIYTYSYATLGEIVAWMIGWDLLLEYGLATSAVSVGWSGYFQSLMAGFGMKLPAALTAAPGLVPGVQTVLNLPACLIMLAITWVVSYGVRESARVNNLMVAVKIGVVLLFIAVGVWHVQPANWQPFAPFGFTGIFNAAALVFFAFIGFDAVTSAAEEVRNPRRDLPIGIIGSLAVCTVLYVVVAAIMTGIVPFAKFAGVDHPVSLALQFAGQNWVAGFVDLGAILGMTTVILVMTYGQTRVIFAMSRDGLLPERLSSVHPVHATPYFATWTVGLVFAAIAAFVPLNVLAELINIGTLAAFTLISVAVLVLRKTRPELPRAFRCPGVPVVPLLSIGFCLFLMAHLQALTWAAFLVWLALGLVIYFAYARRNAVLHNHGG; this is encoded by the coding sequence ATGAGCTTGTTCCGCACCAAGGACATCGACGCGATGCTGGCCGTCGCGCGCGATGACGGCCTGAAAAAGGTGCTGGGTCCGGTCGACCTGGTGCTGATGGGCATCGGCGCCATCATCGGCACCGGCATCTTCGTGCTGACCGGCACCGGGGCGCTGACCGCGGGGCCGGCGCTGACGGTGTCGTTCGTGATCGCGGCGCTGGCCTGCGGCTTTGCCGCGCTGTGCTACGCGGAGTTCGCTTCGGCGATCCCGGTGTCGGGCTCGATCTATACCTACAGCTACGCCACGCTGGGCGAGATCGTGGCATGGATGATCGGCTGGGACCTGCTGCTGGAATACGGGCTGGCGACGTCCGCGGTGTCGGTGGGCTGGTCGGGCTATTTCCAGTCGCTGATGGCGGGCTTCGGCATGAAGCTGCCGGCGGCGCTGACCGCGGCGCCCGGCTTGGTGCCGGGCGTGCAGACCGTGCTGAACCTGCCGGCGTGCCTGATCATGCTGGCCATCACCTGGGTGGTGTCCTACGGCGTGCGCGAGTCCGCGCGCGTCAATAACCTGATGGTGGCGGTGAAGATCGGCGTGGTGCTGCTGTTTATCGCGGTGGGCGTATGGCACGTGCAGCCGGCCAACTGGCAGCCGTTCGCGCCGTTCGGCTTCACCGGCATCTTCAATGCGGCGGCGCTGGTGTTCTTCGCGTTTATCGGCTTCGATGCCGTGACGTCGGCGGCGGAAGAGGTGCGCAACCCGCGCCGCGACCTGCCGATCGGCATCATCGGCTCGCTCGCGGTCTGCACCGTGCTGTACGTGGTGGTCGCGGCGATCATGACCGGCATCGTGCCGTTCGCGAAGTTTGCCGGCGTCGACCACCCGGTCTCGCTGGCGCTGCAATTCGCCGGGCAGAACTGGGTGGCGGGCTTTGTCGACCTGGGCGCGATCCTTGGCATGACCACGGTGATCCTGGTGATGACCTACGGCCAGACCCGCGTGATCTTCGCCATGTCGCGCGACGGGCTGCTGCCCGAGCGCCTGTCATCGGTGCACCCGGTGCACGCCACGCCGTACTTCGCCACCTGGACCGTCGGCCTGGTGTTTGCCGCAATTGCCGCCTTCGTGCCGCTGAACGTGCTGGCGGAGCTGATCAATATCGGCACGCTGGCCGCGTTTACGCTGATCTCGGTGGCGGTGCTGGTGCTGCGCAAGACCCGGCCCGAACTGCCGCGCGCATTCCGTTGCCCGGGCGTGCCGGTGGTGCCGCTGCTGTCGATCGGCTTCTGCCTGTTCCTGATGGCGCATCTGCAGGCGCTGACCTGGGCCGCCTTCCTGGTGTGGCTGGCGCTGGGGCTGGTGATCTACTTCGCCTATGCGCGGCGCAATGCCGTGCTGCATAACCACGGCGGCTGA
- a CDS encoding aminotransferase-like domain-containing protein, which yields MKLILDASTGIPLTEQIVEGVKAWIGNREARPGARLPSIRQLAAENGISRFPVIEAYDRLVSQGLLDSRQGSGFYVADSPLAGRSARGWSDPSLAEDLSDHILEQFNHPSGTLKLAGGFVPETWRDVEGLTQAIRAISRNEIDSVIHYATPMGHPELRRQVLLRVRQLGIAAELPQVLITTGASQALDLVVRHLLKPGDTVFVEDPGYYNLFGLLRLHGVQLVGVPHTPDGPDPDATEALLRQHKPKLFFTNSVLQNPTGSTLAPPVAFRLLELARRHGFRFVEDDIFSDFQTHFTDRLATLDQLEHVIYIGGFSKTVSASLRIGYLVADKALVKDLVDVKVLTSVAGSHFAEAVTAALLERGGYRKYVERLRLRVREAVANAVRQLHGNGWEVFCQPSGGNFLWARPPGIEDSRELVTLGEQFGVTLAPGNYFRPGGETSAWIRINAAYANEPRAVAFMKAAAERGAR from the coding sequence ATGAAACTCATCTTAGATGCTTCCACCGGAATTCCACTGACCGAGCAGATCGTCGAAGGCGTGAAGGCGTGGATCGGCAACCGCGAGGCGCGCCCGGGGGCGCGGCTGCCGTCGATCCGGCAGCTGGCCGCCGAGAATGGCATCAGCCGCTTTCCGGTGATCGAGGCCTATGACCGGCTGGTGTCGCAGGGGTTGCTCGATTCGCGGCAGGGCTCGGGGTTCTATGTGGCGGACAGTCCGCTGGCGGGGCGCTCGGCGCGCGGCTGGTCGGATCCCAGCCTGGCCGAGGACCTGTCCGACCATATTCTCGAGCAGTTCAACCACCCCAGCGGCACGCTCAAGCTGGCGGGCGGCTTTGTCCCGGAGACCTGGCGCGACGTGGAGGGCCTGACGCAGGCGATCCGCGCGATTTCGCGCAACGAGATCGACAGCGTGATCCACTACGCCACGCCGATGGGCCATCCGGAGCTGCGCCGGCAGGTGCTGCTGCGCGTGCGCCAGCTGGGTATCGCGGCGGAGCTGCCGCAAGTGCTGATCACCACCGGCGCCAGCCAGGCGCTGGACCTGGTGGTGCGCCACCTGCTCAAGCCGGGCGACACGGTGTTCGTCGAAGACCCCGGCTACTACAATCTGTTCGGCCTGCTGCGCCTGCACGGGGTGCAGCTGGTGGGCGTGCCGCACACGCCCGACGGCCCCGACCCCGACGCCACCGAGGCGCTGCTGCGCCAGCACAAGCCCAAGCTGTTCTTCACCAACAGCGTGCTGCAGAACCCGACCGGCTCGACGCTGGCGCCGCCGGTGGCGTTCCGGTTGCTGGAGCTGGCGCGCCGCCATGGCTTCCGCTTTGTCGAGGACGATATCTTCTCGGACTTCCAGACGCACTTCACCGACCGGCTGGCCACGCTGGACCAGCTCGAGCACGTGATCTATATCGGCGGCTTTTCCAAGACGGTGTCGGCGTCGCTGCGGATCGGCTACCTGGTGGCCGACAAGGCGCTGGTCAAGGACCTGGTCGATGTAAAGGTGCTGACCAGCGTGGCCGGCTCGCACTTTGCCGAAGCGGTGACCGCGGCGCTGCTGGAGCGCGGCGGCTATCGCAAGTACGTGGAGCGGCTGCGGCTGCGCGTGCGCGAGGCCGTCGCCAACGCGGTGCGGCAGCTGCATGGCAACGGCTGGGAAGTGTTCTGCCAGCCTTCGGGCGGCAACTTCCTGTGGGCGCGGCCGCCGGGCATCGAGGATTCGCGCGAGCTGGTGACGCTGGGCGAGCAATTCGGCGTGACGCTGGCGCCAGGCAACTACTTTCGCCCGGGCGGTGAGACCTCGGCCTGGATCCGCATCAACGCCGCCTATGCCAACGAGCCGCGCGCGGTGGCGTTCATGAAGGCGGCCGCGGAGCGCGGCGCGCGCTGA
- a CDS encoding DUF2917 domain-containing protein translates to MRELRTFELDQPGLPVSWRAGYGQTVCAVAGKLWVTIEGNPNDIWLEPGQELALPEGYRVWLSGDGAGARFTLAQTPAPWSMQRLAAWLRALRHRVDEHSTDAFGECPRIGALCR, encoded by the coding sequence ATGCGCGAACTACGGACTTTCGAACTGGACCAACCGGGGCTGCCGGTGAGCTGGCGCGCCGGTTATGGGCAGACCGTCTGCGCGGTGGCGGGCAAGCTGTGGGTGACGATCGAGGGCAACCCCAACGATATCTGGCTGGAACCAGGCCAGGAGCTGGCGCTGCCGGAGGGCTATCGGGTCTGGCTGTCCGGCGATGGTGCGGGAGCGCGCTTCACGCTGGCGCAGACGCCGGCGCCGTGGTCGATGCAGCGGCTGGCCGCGTGGCTGCGCGCGCTGCGGCATCGGGTGGACGAGCACAGCACCGATGCATTCGGCGAGTGCCCGCGGATAGGAGCGCTGTGCCGGTGA